The stretch of DNA AAGATAATTCATTCGCGTTGTTTTTTCAAGCACGACTATACCTCCCGTTGTTAAGTGAAAAGCCTTTACAAATGTAGTTTACACAGTCGTTCGCAGTCTGTCAAGAAAATATCTTTACATCAATTTACAGCATTATCCACTTGGTCAGCGAATAACCCATAAACATATTGTTCTGCATTAAATTCCTGAAGATCATCCATTTTTTCACCGAGACCAACGTATTTCACAGGTATCTTTAATTCATTCCGAATGGCTAAAACGATTCCGCCCTTTGCCGTTCCATCTAATTTGGAAAGCACAATCCCGCTCACATTTGTTACTTCTTTAAAGGTCTTTGCCTGAATGAGTGCGTTTTGGCCAGTAGTTGCGTCTAAAACAAGCAAGACTTCATGGGGGGCTCCCGGTACCTCTCGCTCAATTACCCGTTTAACTTTTTCAAGTTCTTTCATCAAGTTAACTTTATTCTGTAACCGTCCGGCTGTATCACAAATTAAAATATCTACTTTCCGGGATTTAGCAGCCTTAATCGCGTCAAACATCACAGCTGCTGGGTCTGATCCCTCCGCCTGTTTAATCACATCAACGCCCACTCTTTCTCCCCATACTTCTAACTGCTCGATTGCACCTGCACGGAAGGTGTCTCCTGCCGCTAGTAAGACTGATTTTCCTTCACTTTTGAATTTATGACCGAGTTTACCGATTGTCGTTGTTTTCCCCACACCGTTAACACCGACAAATAAAATAACAGTAAGCCCATCCTCTTGAATATTTAATTTAGACGATTGTTCCTCACCCGCATTATAAATATCAACTAACTTCTCAGAGATTACACTTTGAACTTCCCCGGGATCTTGTATATTTCGACGCTTGACTTCCATCTTCAACTCTTCGATTAGTTTCATGACCGTATCGAAGCCTACATCTGCTTGTATTAAGATTTCTTCTAATTCCTCGAAGAAATCTTCATCCACTTTGCGGTACCTAGCAACAAGGTCATTTACTTTTCCAGAGAAATTGTCTCTCGTTTTCGAAAGACCATCTTTAAATTTCTCCGTTACTGCTTCCGTTTGTTTTGTTATTTTCTCTTTTAATTTTTTAAAAAAACTCACTTTTCTTCACTTCCTATTATTTAAGTTTCAACAAGTTCCTTCGTTTCCTCGAGACGGACTGAAACAAGCTTTGAGACACCTGATTCCTGCATGGTAACACCATATAAAACATCTGCCTCTTCCATCGTGCCTTTTCTATGGGTGATAACAATAAACTGAGTTTCTGCACTAAACCTTTTTAAGTATTGACTAAAACGAAAAACGTTTGCTTCATCTAGAGCTGCCTCAACCTCATCTAGAATGCAAAAAGGAACAGGGCGAACTTTTAAAATGGCAAAAAGAAGTGCAATGGCAGTTAAAGCTCTCTCACCACCGGATAACAATCCTAAATTTTGTAGTTTTTTTCCAGGCGGCTGAGCAACGATTTCTACTCCTGTATTTAATAAATCCTCAGGATTCGTTAGCTTTAAATCTGCTCTTCCGCCACCAAATAACGCTCTGAATACAGGCTCAAAGTGCTCACGAATGCCAGTAAACGTCTGTTCAAAACGTTTTTTCATTTCAATATCCATTTCATCAATTACCTGATAGAGCGTATCCTTCGCCTCTTGAAGGTCATTCTTTTGTTCACTCAAAAACAGATAACGTTCTGAAATTCTTTCATATTCTTCAATTGCTCCAATATTAACACTACCAAGTTCATCAATTGCTAGTTTTATTAACTTTACTTTTTTCCTGGCTTCTTCCAATGGCATTGTAAGTGGATATTGTTCTTTCGCACCCTCAAAGGAAAGTAAATATTCCTCTCTAAGGTGGGCAAGTTTGTTTTCAAGTTCAACGTCTAGACGGTTAATCTTTACTTCTTCATCTTTTAAAACTTCAACCATGCCCTTATGGAGTCTCTTTATCTCTTTTGCTTCAAGTTCAGCATCTTCTAGTGCTGAGTGCATGTGGAGACGCTCCTGCCTCCTTGAAGAAATAAGCGCGATCGTTTCTTCCTTGTCTTGCTGCTTCCGTTTTGCGGCAACTTCCAACTGTTCTTCTCCGGAAGTACTGCCTTCCATCTCAGATGTTAGCAACATTAAATCCTCCGTATAAAGTGCATGCCTTTCTTCACTTTCGGTTAATTCTTTCACGATTAAAGCAAATCGTTCTTTTGTGTTTACAAATTGCTCATTTTTTGCTGCGTATTCAACTTTTAAATCCGTTATTTCTTTTGTTAGCGTTTCTTTTGAGGAGATATCATTTGTTTTTTGTTCTGTAAACTTTGCGATTTGTTTATCAAGAGAAGCAATTTTTAATTTGAAGGAATCCATTGCTTCAAAAAGTTCATTCTTACGTTTTGTTAAGGTTTTCTGTTCTTCTACAAACTGACCTTTTTCGAGATCATACATCGTCAAGCGGTCATTAATATTCTTTGCCTCGAATTCAGCTTCACGAAGGTCTCCCTTTAACGTCTGTTCATCTTGTCTAAGGATTTCCCCAAACTTCCGCATATCCTCAAGCTCTTGTTCTTGTATTTTGACCTCTTGTTTTAATGACTTAACAAGGCTTTCTAAACTTGACGTTTTTTCAGACATTACAATAAGTTTTTCTTTCAACTCTTCAAGTTCGCCTTTTCTTGTCAGTAAAGAGCTTGTCTTTTGTTTCTGTGCCCCACCTGTCATCGACCCGCCAGGATTTACAATATCTCCATCTAAAGTTACCAGTCGACAGCGATACTGAAGAATCTTGGCCAGTTCATTTGCGCCCTTTAAATCTTTCGTAATGACAACATTGCCTAAAAGGTTACTGATGACATCTGCATATTTGGAATCGAAACTGACTAGGTCTACAGCACTCCCTACCAATGAAGGGTGGTTTTGGATTGACGCCCGCTGTGAAGAAGACAACAATCGGCCTTTAATAACGTTTAATGGTAAGAAGGTAGCCCGACCGAATGAATTTTGTTTTAAGAAAGTAATCGCCATCCGGGCATTTTGTTCATTATCAACAACAATATGCTGCAATGCCCCGCCTAATGCTGTTTCAAGTGCTGTTTCGTACTCTTTTGGCACTGTAACTAACTCCGCAACAGCACCCTCAATACCTTGAAGCTTTTTCCCCCTGGCTTTTAATACTTCTTTTACCCCTTGGAAGAAACCTGAATAATCCTCTTCCATTTCCTCAAGCATTTCTTTTCTTGATTTTGCCTGTTGAAGAATTTGATAGGCTTGATATAAAGTTTTTTCTTGCTTTTGATAATTGTTTTTCCCATTTTCAAGCTTACGCTGCTTCTCCCTGAAAGTCGTAACCTGATTGGAAAGATTATTTTGAACTTCTTCTAATGCTGATTGTATTTCCAGCATCCTCTTTTGAGCTTTTTGTCTCTCCTCAATAAATCTTACATTTTCAGAGTCAAGGCGTGAGCTCTTTGCTGCCTGCTGTTCTAGTTGCTGGTCGATATATTTAAGCTCATTTTTCGCTCCAGCTTGATCATTTAGCAGTTCAATATATTCACTTTTTAAGGATTCAATTTTTTCATCAATATTTTCGGTGAATAACGCTAATTTTTCCTGTTTTTCTTTTAGTTGATTTTGAAGAAAATTTACTTGTTGTATCAGTTTATTAACTAGTTCAGACTGTATATCTCTATTGGTTTTTAATTGTGAGATTTTATCGGCAAGTTCAGTTACACTTTTTTCAAGCTGTGCCCGATTCTGCGTTGCATTTTTCTTTCGTTCCTTTAAGACCTCTTTCCTGCCTTCTAATTTTTCCAATTCTTCACTGGCATATAGGAGGACATTTTGCAAATCCGTGATAGATTCATCAAGTGCAGCAATATGATCTCTTGTTTCTTCTATTTTTGCTTCCTTTACCTGCAGTTGAGCAGAAAGTTTTATTTCTTCCTTTTGGTGCTCTTCGAGTTGCCGTGATAAATTTGTCCACTTTTGATGTAAGTCTTCAATATCGTAAACCGTTAAGGCTACTTCAATTTTTTCAAGTTCTTCTTTTTTCTCTAAATAGTCTTTTGCCATTGAAGCCTGAATCTTTAAGGGCTCAACTTGACCTTCAAGTTCGTGAAGGATATCATTTACTCGATTTAAATTATCTTGTGTTTCTAGTAGTTTAACCTCAGCTTTTTTCTTACGATTTTTATATTTTAATACTCCAGCTGCTTCTTCAAATATTGTTCTTCGGTCCTCTGCTTTACTGTTAAGAATTTCTTCTACTTTGCCTTGGCTAATAATCGAGAAAGCCTCTCTGCCAAGGCCCGAGTCCATAAACAAATCTATAATATCTTTAAGTCTGCAAGGCTGTTTATTTATTAAATATTCACTATCCCCCGAACGAGTGACCCTTCTTGTTACACTCACTTCATTGTAATCAATCGCTAATCCTTCGTCTTGATTATCAAGAGTTAAGGTTACTTCCGCATAATTTAACGGCTTTCTCGTATCGCTTCCCGCAAAAATGATATCTTCCATTTTAGAGCCTCTAAGTGATTTAGCAGACTGTTCACCTAAAACCCAGCGAATCGCATCTGTTATATTACTTTTCCCACTTCCGTTTGGACCAACTACCGCAGTGACTCCTTGAACAAAATCCACCCCAATACGATCTGCAAAAGATTTAAAGCCAATGACGTCCAACCGTTTTAAAAACATTTCTTTTCCTCCCTAGAGCTTGGCCGGAATCTTCCTTAGCATTCTTTCGTTGTTTTTCTATGATGTTTTAGCTTTTAGAACCTCCAATGCCATTTGGGCGGCATGCTGTTCTGCTTCTTTTTTCGATTTACCTGTACCGATACCTAATTCTTCACCATTTAATGAAACTCTTGAAACAAATTCTTTACTATGGGCAGGACCTTTTTCAATTAAAACTTTATATTCAATCAAACCGGTCCCATCTCTCTGGATTAACTCTTGAAGTTGGCTCTTATAATCCATCACATGAGAAAAAGCACCCTCATTAATTTTAGGAAAAACTACTTTATCTAGAAATTCAACTACTACTTCAATTCCCTTATCCAAGTAAAGTGCACCAATGAATGCTTCGAATACATCAGCTAGAAGTGCAGGGCGCTCTCTGCCACCTGTCATTTCTTCACCTTTTCCCAACAAGATTAATGTGCCAAAGCTTAGTTCATTGGCCAAGGTTACAAGAGAGGGCTCACAGACGATAGCCGCTCTGAGTTTTGTTAATTCACCTTCACTCATCATTGGATACTTCTGAAACAGGAATTTTGAAACAGTAAGCTCTAGAACCGCGTCTCCTAGAAATTCAAGCCTCTCATTATCCTCATAAGGCTTTCTGCGATGCTCATTCACATAGGATGAATGAGTAAAAGCTTGTTTTAATAGCTTTTCATTTTCAAAATGAATACCGATCTTCGTTTGAAAATCCTTAAATTGATTTTCCTTTGCGCGATTGTTCATTTCTTTTTCTTTACCTTTTCTGCGCATTAAAGTCTCCACCTTGCATATTTTTTACACACATACCTATCAATAGTTTAAGTAAACTTAAATCAAAACGCAAAGAAACTTGGCAGGATTTTTTAAAGGCTGCCAAGTTCTATAATACAGAAAGAAGCTCCGTTTGAAAACGGAGCTTTTGAAGAAATCCAACGAATTAATTCTTGCTATTTATGTAATTAACAGCATCGCCAACTGTGCCGATTTTTTCAGCATCATCGTCAGAAATTTCCATATCAAATTCATCTTCTAATTCCATAACTAGTTCAACTACGTCAAGGGAATCAGCACCAAGATCATCTTTGAATGAAGCTTCAAGTTTAACTTGTGACTCATCTACGCCTAAACGGTCAACGATGATTTTTGTTACACGCTCTAATACCTCTGCCATTCGAATTCACCTCCCCTCAAGCTATTATAAAGTATATCAACAAAATAATACACTTATAAAAAATAATAAATATATCCTTAACTTTGATTAATGTCCAGCTGCAGCGCCTAGGGGCTCTCAGGTCTAAGCCCCTAGGCAAGGCGCTTCCGCTTTTCTAGCTACATTACCATTCCACCATTAACATGAAGCGTTTGCCCTGTAATGTAAGAAGAGTCATCCGACGCCAAGAAAGCTGTCATTTTAGCAATATCCTTTGGCTCCCCAAGACGGGCTAGCGGAATTTGTTTTAGCATTTCAGCTTTTACCTCTTCTGATAATTTATCTGTCATGTCGGTAGTAATAAATCCTGGTGCAATGGCATTAACGGTGATATTGCGCGAAGCAAGCTCTTTTGCGGTCGTTTTTGTTAACCCAATAACGCCCGATTTGGCTGCTACATAGTTTGCTTGACCAGGATTTCCACTTACCCCAACGACGGATGTGATGTTAATAATACGGCCAACACGCTGTTTCATCATTTGACGGGTTACCGCTTTTGTGGAAAGAAAAACACCCTTAAGATTAATGTTAATGACATCATCCCATTCGTCTTCTTTCATTCGCATTAATAAATTGTCTTTCGTTATACCCGCATTATTAACAAGTATATCCAATTTACCAAATCGATCCACCGTTTCTTTCACCATAGCAGCTACTTCTTCGCTACTGGATACATCGCATTTTATCGCAAATGCTTCTTTGCCAATGGCTTTTATTTCATCTACCACTTCATTAGCTTTACCTTCACTACCTGCATAATTCACTGCGACATTTGCACCTTGTCTTGCAAGTTCAAGGGCAATCTCTCTGCCGATCCCTCTTGATGCACCGGTTACTAAGGCAATTTTACCTTCTAAAGTCATAGGTTTTCCTCCTTCAATGCCTCGATTACAGATTGACAACTTTCCTCATCAGAAACCGAATAAGTTTTCACACTACGGTTGATTTTTTTTATTAACCCAGAAAGTACCTTCCCAGGACCTATTTCAATAAATGTATCAACACCTAAATCAATCATTTTCACAACAGAATCTTCCCACAAAACAGGTGAATACAGCTGTTCAATTAAATTTTCCTTTATTTCCTCTGCTGCAGTCATTGGATTTGCTGACACATTGGCGATGACCGGAACAACAGCATCCTTCATATCAAGTTCATCCAAAACTCCACGTAATTCACTTGCTGCAGGTTTCATTAATGATGAATGGAACGGTCCGCTGACTTCCAAAGGAATCGCTCTTTTAGCGCCAGCTTCTTTCGCTTTTACCCCAGCAATCTCTACACCTTTTTTAGATCCCGAGATAACAATTTGACCAGGACAATTTAAATTCGCTAAGGAAACCGGAAAACCTGAGTCACTAACCTCATCTGTTACTTGGGCAAGAGGTTCACGATCAAGCCCTAAAATGGCTGCCATTGAACCTTCACCATTCGGTACGGCACCCTCCATAAATTCGCCTCTTTTTCTAACAGCATAGACACCGTCTTCAAAGGTTAACGAACCTGCTGCTACAAGGGCGGTATATTCACCTAGACTATGTCCAGCAACATAATCAGGTTTGATTGCGGATTTTCGGAATCTTTCTAGAATTGCCAAACTAGTCGTTAATAAGGCTGGCTGCGTATTTACAGTTTTGGTCAATTCTTCTTGCGGTCCCTCAAATATAAGGTTACTTAATTCAGCCGAAAGTGTTTCGTCTGCTTTTTTAAAATATTGCATTACCTCAGGATACTGCTCAGCAAGCTGCTTACCCATACCAACTGTCTGTGAGCCCTGCCCTGGAAATACGAACGCTATCTTTCCCATTTTTCGCACCCCGTTTTACACTTCTATTTTAGATATTTTCTCTTCTTCGACGGTCTTTTGAATAAGCCCGACGACATCACTTCCGACCATTTCTCTTGTTTGGCGAATGGCACTAAAGATTGCTTGTCCGTTTGAGGAGCCATGTGCTTTGATAACCGGCGCTTTTAAACCAAAAAGACCTGCTCCGCCATACTCTGAATAGTCTAATGTGTTTTTTAATGTTTTAAATTCTGGTTTTAATACCGCGGCCGCAAGTTTACTTTTTAGACTGCTCATTAACGTTGCTTTTAACATTTTAAACATTGCTAGTGCTGTACCCTCAACGGTTTTTAATACCATATTACCAGTGAATCCATCCGTAACCACTACATCTGCAACGCCATCAAGCAGGTCCCTGGCCTCAACATTTCCAACAAAATTAATATTTGCATTTTTTAAAAGATCAAATGCCTGTTTTGTTAGGTCATTCCCTTTCTTTTCTTCCGTTCCGATATTTAGAAGACCCACTCGAGGTTTAGTTGTTCCTCGGACTTTTTCACTATAGATAGAACCCATGATTGCATATTGCAGCAGATGCTCAGGCTTGGCATCCACATTTGCCCCAACATCCAATAGAAGAAAACCTTCTCCTCCAATTGTAGGTAATGTAGGTGAAAGCGCAGGGCGGTCTATCCCTTCAATCCTGCCTACAACAAACAATCCTGCAGCCATTAATGCACCTGTATTACCGGCTGAAATACACGCGTCAGCATTTCCATCAACTACTTGTTGTGCGGCTAGTACCATAGAGGCCGTTTTTTTTCGACGAACTGCCCTTACTGGCTCGTCGGTACCAAGGATCACCTCGGTTGTATGTAAAATGCTAATCCGTTCGGTATTTGTTAAGTATTCATTAATTTTTGTTTCATCCCCTACGAGGGTTATATGTATATCTGAAAAAGCCTTTACAGCTTTCATTGCACCGATTACTATTTCTTTAGGAGCATGATCGCCACCCATTGCATCGATAGCTAACTTCATCTTTTCTCATCCTTTAATGATTTTTCTGAACGGTACATTTCGAATTCGCCTTTAAAAACAAGTTCGTTATTGACATAGCTTTTTACTTCAACAATGGTTCTGCCAAGACCATCATCTATTTTTATCACTTTTGCCTTAGCTACCACACGTTCACCTTGTTTTACTGAACGCTTAAATTGAATATTTGCCTTTGCTGTTAATGCTAACTCGTCATTTATTACCGCTACTGCTAGTGAATTTGCTTGTGCAAAAACATGGTGTCCACGAGCAATCTTATTCCGAACAAAAACGTGCTCTTCTCTAACATCAAAGATTGATATGGCGCTTTGATCTAATTCCATATCAATAATCTCTCCAATGACTTCTTCTATAGGGAGGGATCGAACTTCATCTACAAATTTTTTCTCAGCAACATATTTTATCCTTTCCCGTAACTCAGGTATGGATAGTTCCAAACGATCAAGGCGTATAGTCTGAACGCTTACGTGAAATTTTTCAGCAAGGTCTTCATCCGTAATAAATGGATTTTCCTTAATCGTTTCTGTTAGCATTTGCTGTCGTTCTTTTTTTGTTCTTCTCATCATCACACCGTCCGAGCTATTATGACTAGGTACTAATAGTAGTATAAAATTAGAAAAAGCAGATTGCAAGAATTAGTTTTTATTCTTGTAATCTGCCCTTAAGTCTTATTATTAATAGCCAGTTGATTTGTGCTCCACTAAGTAAAGCTTCTTTGAATAATCACCGCAGTGACAAGCGGTCTCTGCCTGTCACGAGGCGCTTCGCTTTCCGCAGGCGGTTCGGGGAAGCCTCCTCGGCGCTAAGAGATAAGC from Neobacillus sp. CF12 encodes:
- the smc gene encoding chromosome segregation protein SMC — encoded protein: MFLKRLDVIGFKSFADRIGVDFVQGVTAVVGPNGSGKSNITDAIRWVLGEQSAKSLRGSKMEDIIFAGSDTRKPLNYAEVTLTLDNQDEGLAIDYNEVSVTRRVTRSGDSEYLINKQPCRLKDIIDLFMDSGLGREAFSIISQGKVEEILNSKAEDRRTIFEEAAGVLKYKNRKKKAEVKLLETQDNLNRVNDILHELEGQVEPLKIQASMAKDYLEKKEELEKIEVALTVYDIEDLHQKWTNLSRQLEEHQKEEIKLSAQLQVKEAKIEETRDHIAALDESITDLQNVLLYASEELEKLEGRKEVLKERKKNATQNRAQLEKSVTELADKISQLKTNRDIQSELVNKLIQQVNFLQNQLKEKQEKLALFTENIDEKIESLKSEYIELLNDQAGAKNELKYIDQQLEQQAAKSSRLDSENVRFIEERQKAQKRMLEIQSALEEVQNNLSNQVTTFREKQRKLENGKNNYQKQEKTLYQAYQILQQAKSRKEMLEEMEEDYSGFFQGVKEVLKARGKKLQGIEGAVAELVTVPKEYETALETALGGALQHIVVDNEQNARMAITFLKQNSFGRATFLPLNVIKGRLLSSSQRASIQNHPSLVGSAVDLVSFDSKYADVISNLLGNVVITKDLKGANELAKILQYRCRLVTLDGDIVNPGGSMTGGAQKQKTSSLLTRKGELEELKEKLIVMSEKTSSLESLVKSLKQEVKIQEQELEDMRKFGEILRQDEQTLKGDLREAEFEAKNINDRLTMYDLEKGQFVEEQKTLTKRKNELFEAMDSFKLKIASLDKQIAKFTEQKTNDISSKETLTKEITDLKVEYAAKNEQFVNTKERFALIVKELTESEERHALYTEDLMLLTSEMEGSTSGEEQLEVAAKRKQQDKEETIALISSRRQERLHMHSALEDAELEAKEIKRLHKGMVEVLKDEEVKINRLDVELENKLAHLREEYLLSFEGAKEQYPLTMPLEEARKKVKLIKLAIDELGSVNIGAIEEYERISERYLFLSEQKNDLQEAKDTLYQVIDEMDIEMKKRFEQTFTGIREHFEPVFRALFGGGRADLKLTNPEDLLNTGVEIVAQPPGKKLQNLGLLSGGERALTAIALLFAILKVRPVPFCILDEVEAALDEANVFRFSQYLKRFSAETQFIVITHRKGTMEEADVLYGVTMQESGVSKLVSVRLEETKELVET
- the plsX gene encoding phosphate acyltransferase PlsX, whose amino-acid sequence is MKLAIDAMGGDHAPKEIVIGAMKAVKAFSDIHITLVGDETKINEYLTNTERISILHTTEVILGTDEPVRAVRRKKTASMVLAAQQVVDGNADACISAGNTGALMAAGLFVVGRIEGIDRPALSPTLPTIGGEGFLLLDVGANVDAKPEHLLQYAIMGSIYSEKVRGTTKPRVGLLNIGTEEKKGNDLTKQAFDLLKNANINFVGNVEARDLLDGVADVVVTDGFTGNMVLKTVEGTALAMFKMLKATLMSSLKSKLAAAVLKPEFKTLKNTLDYSEYGGAGLFGLKAPVIKAHGSSNGQAIFSAIRQTREMVGSDVVGLIQKTVEEEKISKIEV
- the fabD gene encoding ACP S-malonyltransferase; translation: MGKIAFVFPGQGSQTVGMGKQLAEQYPEVMQYFKKADETLSAELSNLIFEGPQEELTKTVNTQPALLTTSLAILERFRKSAIKPDYVAGHSLGEYTALVAAGSLTFEDGVYAVRKRGEFMEGAVPNGEGSMAAILGLDREPLAQVTDEVSDSGFPVSLANLNCPGQIVISGSKKGVEIAGVKAKEAGAKRAIPLEVSGPFHSSLMKPAASELRGVLDELDMKDAVVPVIANVSANPMTAAEEIKENLIEQLYSPVLWEDSVVKMIDLGVDTFIEIGPGKVLSGLIKKINRSVKTYSVSDEESCQSVIEALKEENL
- the acpP gene encoding acyl carrier protein yields the protein MAEVLERVTKIIVDRLGVDESQVKLEASFKDDLGADSLDVVELVMELEDEFDMEISDDDAEKIGTVGDAVNYINSKN
- the ftsY gene encoding signal recognition particle-docking protein FtsY, producing the protein MSFFKKLKEKITKQTEAVTEKFKDGLSKTRDNFSGKVNDLVARYRKVDEDFFEELEEILIQADVGFDTVMKLIEELKMEVKRRNIQDPGEVQSVISEKLVDIYNAGEEQSSKLNIQEDGLTVILFVGVNGVGKTTTIGKLGHKFKSEGKSVLLAAGDTFRAGAIEQLEVWGERVGVDVIKQAEGSDPAAVMFDAIKAAKSRKVDILICDTAGRLQNKVNLMKELEKVKRVIEREVPGAPHEVLLVLDATTGQNALIQAKTFKEVTNVSGIVLSKLDGTAKGGIVLAIRNELKIPVKYVGLGEKMDDLQEFNAEQYVYGLFADQVDNAVN
- the fapR gene encoding transcription factor FapR gives rise to the protein MRRTKKERQQMLTETIKENPFITDEDLAEKFHVSVQTIRLDRLELSIPELRERIKYVAEKKFVDEVRSLPIEEVIGEIIDMELDQSAISIFDVREEHVFVRNKIARGHHVFAQANSLAVAVINDELALTAKANIQFKRSVKQGERVVAKAKVIKIDDGLGRTIVEVKSYVNNELVFKGEFEMYRSEKSLKDEKR
- the rnc gene encoding ribonuclease III — translated: MRRKGKEKEMNNRAKENQFKDFQTKIGIHFENEKLLKQAFTHSSYVNEHRRKPYEDNERLEFLGDAVLELTVSKFLFQKYPMMSEGELTKLRAAIVCEPSLVTLANELSFGTLILLGKGEEMTGGRERPALLADVFEAFIGALYLDKGIEVVVEFLDKVVFPKINEGAFSHVMDYKSQLQELIQRDGTGLIEYKVLIEKGPAHSKEFVSRVSLNGEELGIGTGKSKKEAEQHAAQMALEVLKAKTS
- the fabG gene encoding 3-oxoacyl-[acyl-carrier-protein] reductase, whose protein sequence is MTLEGKIALVTGASRGIGREIALELARQGANVAVNYAGSEGKANEVVDEIKAIGKEAFAIKCDVSSSEEVAAMVKETVDRFGKLDILVNNAGITKDNLLMRMKEDEWDDVININLKGVFLSTKAVTRQMMKQRVGRIINITSVVGVSGNPGQANYVAAKSGVIGLTKTTAKELASRNITVNAIAPGFITTDMTDKLSEEVKAEMLKQIPLARLGEPKDIAKMTAFLASDDSSYITGQTLHVNGGMVM